AAGACGAGCTTTTAAAGGCTATGGCTCTTTTTTACAGAGGCTAACAAAGCAGTCCTAGATATTGTAAGAGCGCTAAACTGCAACTAGTAGAGGAACAGAGGCAGAGAAACCTTCTAAGGCGAATGTCAAATGCCCGAAACGGATCGATGCCTTCGTCCAAACGGTGAGGAATGAGCTCATTACTCTGAGAAGCTCAAAGAGTGTAAAGAGGAAACGAGGGTCACCAGGTGATCCAAGACCTGGCACCCTAAAGAAGAGGGCCCCAGACCCGATGGTTCGACAGGACACTGGCCAATTGAAAGGCAAGGACGACAGACCAATGAGAGAGCGCCCTGCGAATGACAGACAGTGACGCGTAAAAACCGTAAAGAGAGCTACGAAAACAAACCCCAAGCCAAAGAAGCAGCGAAGCCGCATAGAGGAAAAGCTATCGTAGTTGAGGCGCCAGAGCGCACGTACGCGGACGTGCTTCTAGGTGAAAACGTGAAGAGGATCCGTCATACTCGTTCCGGTGTAATGATCCTCGAGTTGAAACGAAGTTAAGCAACAAAGAGTGCATCCTTCAAGGTGCTAGCGGAGGAAATTCTAAGCGAGCAGGTGGGGGTGCGTGCCAGTTTGGTCTGTTTGTGAAACAACCATCTCCCAGCAACCAGAGGTATGCTTTCGATGCATGGAGTACGGCCGATAGAGGAACATTGCAGTAAAGGCCGCGATTATGGaatttcccaaaatttttcgatcgtcactgcaaatttgtattgaGAAAAGGATGTTTCCAGATGTTTGTAAACGGCAGAAGCTGGTTCTGCTGCCCAAACCAGGAAAGCCATTGGGGAACCCATCGGCATACAGGCCAATATGCCTGCTGGATACGGTTGGAAATATTCTGGAAAAGGTTATCTTGAATCGTATCCAGCAGTACACAGAGGGTGAAGGCGATGCACAGTCGACGCTATTCGAACTGTCATCGAAACGGCTGATAAAGCCAGACTCAAGAAGAGAAGAAGGGATCGTTTTTGTGCGGTAGTAAGGTTGGACGTGTGCAACGCCTTCAATAGTGCAAGCTGGGCAGCGATTGTTTCTGGGTATGAGGAAAATGAGGATACCGAGATATCTCTGCAAataatattcatattcatatatCTCTGCAAATTAGTGGAAAGCTATTTCCAGAACCGCAAGCTACAATACATAACGagcgaaggatttcaggaaatggatTTTACAGCTGAAGTACCATAGGGGTCAATACTGGGCCCAGTTCTGTGGAAAATTACGTACGATGAGGtgctgacattgagcctgcCAGAGGGAGTAAAGTTGGTTGGTGTCGCGGACGACGTCGTGCTACTAGCGAAGGGTTACTCAACAGAAATCGTTCAGCTAAGAGCTTCAGAAGCTGTAGAAGCGGTAGAGAGCTGGATGCAATCCAAGAATTTGCAGTGggctcaccacaaaaccgagatggttctgatatcaaacctgatttcacagcaaacaggcaggattacagttggatcaagcactatcgaatcaaagctcgggcttaaatatttgggattgacgaccggctcagctttaaaaaccacgttgagtatgtgtgcaagaaggcggcaacagcaacggcCGTAATCACGAGGATAATGGCGAAAAACTCGGGGATCCGAAGTAGTCAGTGCAGAATAATTTCGAGTATAGTTTCGTCAATCCTTCGATATGGAATGGTGGCATGGAAATCTGGTCTTAATATCCAGTGTAACCGGCAGAAGCTGAACAGCATACAAAGCCGAATGAATTTGAGGGCTatcagtgcataccgcaccGTTTCGTCGGAGGTTGCATGCGTTTtagcgggagtcatgcccatctcggttttgttggtggaggaCTCCTATTGCTAAGAAAATAAAGGCACGTaaaacgtgagaacacgagccagagatagctccacggccaactggcagcagctatGTACAGCTCAGAAAGAGGATGGTACCATCGTTTGATCCCAACAAGgagtggatggagagaaagcatggcgaGTGGATTTCTACACGGAGCAATTCCAGACAGGTCAacgatgcttcatgaagtatctCCACAGGTTCGGACATGTGGCCTCGCCGATTTCCCTAACATGCGGAGACGTAgacgagacacccgaacacgtggtattctattgtacaaaatttgaagaggaacgtgcCAAGTCTGGatggggggaaatcgaaaaccggaagccgctgagacgacaaagagagttgccggtagtttcaagggAAACCCTAACCCCGAGAGATGCCGCAAAAAACttggtgtatcgtctacaaccgtgcatcgagccaaaaaacgagccggactatcgacttacaagaaggtagtgactccaaatcgcgatgataaacaaaatacgacggccaaagcgcgatcccggagactGTACACAaagatgctgacgaagtttaactgcgtggtaatggacgacgaaacctacgtcaaagccgactacaagcagcttccgagacaacacatgaaactgtcaaagttcgcgaagtaatatctggtttggcaagccatctgtacctttGGCTTGAATAGCagaattttcatagcttccgggactttcaaccaagaaaattacgtgaaagagtgtatgaataaacgtctgctacctttcctgaagaaacacggttgttccgtactgttttggctggatttggcatcttgccattacggtaaaaggccatgaagtggtacgccgcTAACAACGTGCCGGTGAttcccaaggataagaaccctcccaacacgccagagctccgcccaattgagaaatactgggctattgtcaagcggaacctaaagaagaccaaaaaaaaaactactaaggacgagcagcagttcaaggcaaactggctttctgcggcgaagaaggtggacaaggtggctgtacaaaatctgatggcaggggttaagcgaaaggcccggcaattcgggtttggaaaagcggaagcctaactgaatatttttactgaattttatactaattaaacttgaaaaagaaattgatgGAAAAGTAAATTGTGATCTCGCGCATTACATACCTTTTATTGAGCTCTCTTTCGCCGTGCTAAGGGATGATTGGTTCAACGTTTCGCAATCCAGAGCTATGTGGAGCTTAGAGAGCTAAAATGGCAAACAttagttaaggaaaaaaaaacgcctGATATCATAAAACACTCACCAATTTGTTGATCTTTTCAGTCCGCACATCGGGTTCACATTCGGCGTACAGGATTTTGCTTGAGCTTTTTGCCAGAGCCATCAGCGTATCGGACGAACCATACTCAACGATGGGGGCGGTCAGGTCGATGATCTGGTCTATATGTAATTCCTTCACATCTTCGGGAAGATTTTCGAGCTTTTGAGTGACAGACGTGAACGGATTTGTGCTCACGTTGGCCAACGATTGTTTCCGTGGGGTATGTTGAGGTGTGGGCGGTAAACTCTTGCTGCTCTGATTGTTCGACGATACCATCGGAATCGAAAGGTTACTGGCTGAATTGACGCGTTTTAAACCCTGAGCCAGCAGATCGCTGAAACTCTGGCGATGTGAGTCTAGTCGAGATTTTgcttgctgctgttgttgttgctgtaaCTGATGCTCCTCCGCTATGTCAACAAAGTCTTCAATTTCAATCGTTGGAGACTCGACCTCCGTTACCCGGAACTCCGGCTGCATTGACGAAGTCGAGGATGTAGACTGAATCGAATCTCCCACGTTACAAATGGTAGAACTCTGACACTTGTTGATGCACTTTTTGTGGCAGCACATCGCGCAATCTCTACACTGGACAGCATCTTtgagccagatttttttcccacAGTAATCGCACTGAGTCGTTCGGTGGAAATGTGTACGAATGAAGTCATGCGGTTGAGGCATCGGTACCTGTGACGATATTTGTGAAACAGATTTTGATTCCGCTGAACTTTCGCTTTTGTCCAGTTCATCCAGCTTGTCTACCGATCCTTTGCTAATACTAATCAGTTTAAGCTTTTTTACGCTTTCCGAACTACTCTTGGCCGAAAGGGATCCGTTGATAAGGGAACCGTTCCACACGAACGAAAGCAGAATATCACCATAGCAGTAGTTCTGATCGAATCCCGACTGCATCGACAATGGGTGATTGGAGCTAAAAAAAAGTCccatgaataaaataaattaaagcaTAGTTTTTAGTAAGAATACTCACACATCGATAGCTTCCGGGGGTAACAGGGGATACTTCTTAAGGTAATGGCCCAAATGGGATTCGTTGCACTCCATCATTACATTCTGAATGGGAATGTTCAGATAGCCCAGCAGCCGGTGATCTTCGCTGCTTTTCCCAAATACGTTCACATTAAGATATGTGAAGTTCTCCAACAGCTGGAAGTTACACAGATCCTCCATTCGAATGAAAGAGTTGAATTCACAATCCACCGACGAGTGCTGCGGATAGGTCGAGTCGGTCAGACTTTTCCTAGAGCTACTTCCTTCAATGGACGACCCTTTGGATGTCGAAGGTTCTTCTTTCCGTACATCTTTCGATGAATCCAACCTTTTAACCGGTGTAGTTCCAGGAGTATTAGAGTGGCTGGACTCACCTCCACTATCCCGGGAACTTCTTCTGGACAACCGAGTTTTTTCTCTTGCTATCGTTGAaccaatttgaacattttcagcACTTTTCGTGAACGATATATTCAAGTTGGGGTCGATTTCTTCATATTCTTCAAGATCTTCTAGCAGTCCATCGTTCCGTATCACTCCCGGAATGATTCGCTCGATTCGCAGTATGAACATGGGTCTGTTCAGAGCTTTTATTATTTTCGCAACCTGATTGATGGTTGTCACTTTTTTGCCTTGAATCGAAAGCAATACGTCGCCTCTCTTAAGCTCTGCCTTAGAAGCTGGCGTATTCGGTATGACCGCTTCAATCAAAATGAGCTGATCGGTCTGTTTGAAAACGATTccgatttgttgatttttggcTTTGTGAATTTCCAGATCCAGCGATACGATCAGGTTGGCGTCATCCTGTTGCCTTGCCAGGACCCAAGGCATATGAGCCAACGTTAGGGTGCAGTATACGTGGGACAAACGATTCGGTGAATTCAGCCGTGTGATTTCCTCCACGATCACCTCCAGCGTACCGTTGGGCGTTATTTCATTGAGATCATAGTCCTCTTCCACACGGTGGAAGAACGGTTTGTATCTGGAAATCAATTGAATGAATAAGTTTTTCTCAATTCAGCACGGGAAAGTCTGCAACACAAGTCATTCTAGTAAACGGAATGATGCAACAATTGTAATAAagggaaatatttttataaataactgCACATATGTTAGGACTCTTAATTCAAAACGCCTAAAGTTTTTTCCATGTTGTAGACATCAGCATGAGCAATTGAAGTTTAAATTCCACTTCAACTAATTGCGGTTGTATCACAAAACTGCATGAATTTATGAATTCAACTAAACTAATTAttactaaaaaattttgatttattaaaatcataagtctcaattttattaagtgctttttgtttttctaagtAGGGGAGAACTGGGATACCTGAtccacttttcttattttcatcatatgaaAATTTAGCAGCTCGCCGACTTagaagttagaacgatacatgaactcgtagatgagctagaagcatttttgtgagataaaaaaaaccgtgataCTTTGCGTGAGACTAAAAATAACGGTGATATTTGCATACTTCAATGcgcaattttaaagattttagataaatacagtgttttagtcctttttaaaaaataattacttgATTAACATAAGTTGTTGgacagatattagtaatttcatgatatcgaatgatcacgatccattcagaagaaaaatacatttgtttggaCTCTAgagatcaattatacccataaaatatggcattataaagTATGTACTTTAATCTAAATATTGAAATCTTGGAATACAtacttttattataattttttcatatgaaaaactttttatagtgatggaaaaagatcttcaaaccAAGTTTTGTTAAACTTTTCCAACAAAGtaaaataactcgaaaaataatcttttaaaaatttgttgtaatAACAGCACAGTTGATTTGTTCTGCTCGGCACATTTGGCAGCATTTggtatttgtaagacattcctgtttaaaggtatagcgaaggaatcaagtatccccagggatcaagtattctcATTCTCCGCTACTCGACATCACATTTGGAAAGGTTTTAATAAACTACACAAGGCCACGAAATTAACATTTTCCAAAgtgaaatgaatttttactaataatttcatattttttttttttttaataatttgaactaatttgagtgccctgaatccaaatgtgcaatttttttgaTCAGCTTTTGTCATTgttataacttttcaaaataggttGATTTATTTAAGGAAGTTCttcacttttttgacaaaactttaaaacaaaaacatgagTTTTTCCTTTGTTTCCTTGCTtccgaaaatttataaaaaacaggaaattttagcaaaaatccAGTTATAACGTTTACAAAGTTTAATAGTGGTCCAATGTTTTGTAGTGTTTAATGAAGAGAAAGTGGATTTTCGGCGTTCGAATCGGAGGAATAAGTGTTAAGTTTTTGAGACGCTGCGGTAAAGGGGACTGGTGCTACGCCTCCCGGACCAACTTAGACTGAAATCCAGCTTCTCCGATAATCTAAGGACGATGTAAAGATAAGTACTTTGCAAATTTATGCATTATTAGTTATTATTCATCATTCTCAAATGatgttttataataatttgaaaaaaaaaaacatattttagaggTTTTGACACCGTAGATATTTGTAGGCAGGAAATATTTCGTTCcgaattttggaaacatttcaaaacttgGATTGCATAGAAACTTTTATGCTAGCCGATATGAGTCGAGTGTTTTCAACAAGTATATTGATGATTTCGTCCATCaatcgataagatttttttcataagactgaaccagagctgcaaattatcagtgtcagacagccaatgtcagccgactttgatactgTTTTGCATGTCTACTAAAACAACATCAAGATATACCAGAAAATTTAGTCTCAAGAATCATTAAACATCATTTGAGAAAGTATATAATTCTTGAAATCTATAGTCTgcgtttttattaaattattattttacggTCTAAGGTGTTTATTATAATAGCTATGTTTTTTGCTATGGCAATTAGACACACATCTATGAAATAATAACTCATTCTCATATTGATTGTTTAACAAGTTCaaaacctatttaaaaaataatttcaaagtaatgtaacaaaataaatgaaatttaattaattaataattttagaaTGTCAATTGTCATAGACTTAAAAATGAaggtaaaattaaataaaaatgaaagtaaATGGTGTTTACTAAACGCGCTTTCGCAATGAAataacaattgaaaaattcgTCCTGCGTCTTTCCTACATTAAGGTAGGGATTGCTAAgccaaaataaattataaaataaaaaaaattaccaattcCTTCCATTATCCGTTGTTTCTTTAAGCATTTAagcaaaatcaggaaaaaattagtatcttTTATGTGATAGCGTTATCGCCCAAAAAGTAACCatatatgcaaaaaaatttacaaataaacgctttttatttgtttaaattaattGTATTCAGTATTCAGTATTTAATAGTCGACTTTTCAGTATTTAATAGTCGACCAATTCAGAAATAACcaaatcaatcaattaaataaGAGTAAAGTTTAGTAACATTTGTGATTGGTTTGCAATAGACTTCAAAATTCGGTAAAGATGTTTTCAACTAGTTTATCTAATCCATAAATTTACTGATTTTAGGTGCGaaataaatctcattgaaaatacttcaaaataaaGGCAGATTTTGTTTAGGTTTCAGTAGTGTAGTGACAATAGTTttgatcacactagtcaaaagtgtctcccaatcaaATCCTTGAACCCAAACCTCCAAACGataattgttttgctaggatgcagaggtgacctcggtcctaaggcataaaattgatctttcatcctttcctaccttttccaatctatccattgactactaggacgtggccggcgccgttattgatgttcaaagagagagcatcagttttgtgcattgtgaatgtgtagccaatcccaggttccgttcatttgacctctgaacaaaattgatggcctcggtcaatcacggagtagcaaccattggcgatgtggaactcgttctactgagccacgcctgcgatcttggaatccgaaatgtGTTGACTcatatttaaaccaaatttagaaatcaaccACAGAGTATAATAGaatacttttaaattctttatcaagACACATTAAggtgcatttcgggttcaatgattcaaggtggatatgagtagtcaatcaagctaagctaagctaagctaaaactttaaaacaaaaacatgacatttgaaaataaaagttttgaatcaattatcaactttccttaagaattcaagttattttgagttctgcgaaaaaagttatagaagtttctattagtttactttttttcattgaaagatTTGTCAAAGAacttttgaaccaaattgaatttaagatactTTTTAAAGCATGGGTgaccaaaccatggcccgcgaccaactttttgtggccctcGAAGCTCGTTTTGGAAAGCTATATTCTAAGAGTTGAAAGTTTTTCTTGGTCTGCGTATATCATTTGGAGTAAtcgaatataaattaaaaaaattgaaaaagtcatcaagcataatttgaaacatggagagttgtttgtcattatttactcaaaattgatcatttttctaCTTATACCCCTTTATTGTAGTTGACACATGATATGTGAACTCCATtacactttttcaatattttccgaTTGGGTTTTAGTGGCTACGTATCAAATATATGAAGTGCATTCAAGTGGACTCTAGTTTTAATACATATTGAATAGCTGAAGTTAGATCGTatcaaaatcgattaaaaatcGTGAAATACACCAAATCATATTAAcataataatcaaaattatactTTCACAACAAGTTCAACCATTTGTAACAtgaattctatttcaacaaattcgttcatccatccaaatttaATAGCTTATGCAAAGTTTGTTaagtttttccaatttgttattGTTATCTAAGCTTGAACAGTTTTAACAGGGTATATTtgtgaaaattaaatcaaaaccaaaTGTATTTTAATTGGCATCTTGCTCTGTATTTgtgtacatcaataatggaaaaCTAGACAGAATTTACAGTTAGATAGTAGAATTCAACTGGAActgatttgaaatcagaaatctctcagaagaacgacttttttgggcaaaattttTACTTAACCCTCCGAAGCAGAttgcaaaatatccgtttcgggaaaATTTACCCTGTAGTTTGTTTGCATCCTCCTGGCCGCAAATGTTAACCTATTTGGATGATATAAggttcattgtgtaggtaattaaTTCTAGTTTCTTTACATTCCTAAATTAAGTAGATGTGTTTTACCAAGTTTTCTGTAGTtggtttcaattgaaaaaaaaaacgaaaaacaatttttttttaaattatttattacttctgacagctttgctGTATTTTAGTGTTTCCTTGAtctttggaattgtcaagaataaatctatccgaCGATGTACAGATATGGTGGGTTCCGATGCAAATTTTTACTGTTTATCTGGATTtctaggaagaaataaattctacttaaacaaatttatgttaaatattTGCTTTGCTTTGCTGTACCTCATTTCTCGATAAACAGATATTTCagactcaaatttaagttttttttcgttaatctgattatcattttcatagaacataatTCGTCTCTCAAAAACCTCAGTTCTCCAGTATATTGACGTGAAAAGATTGACGCACATACATAAGTTGAGAGGGATGATTCATTTcgtattgcgtaatattttgaatggagctaaatttgtaaaaaaaatacaaataacaaaaatgatgaatctATATTaatgttgccagaattttttcaatacgtATCTGGGCCAGACAAATCCGgctatttatccaaaaacctgGCAGAATCCAGGTATTTGATTTCCAAATTATCGACCAAAAATCGTTgctaaaaaaatcttgtttgaataaaaaaataattacaatacatacttttttttcgttcaatttggcaaaaaagatgAATAAATAAGGGAAAATTCcgagcatttccaatgaaatccaggcCGGGTCTGGacatttcctaaattttgtatcaaatatccgggaaaacccgTATAAAACTGGACAATCTTTCAAGCTTAATCTATACTCGATATGAACAAGGCAAATGTTTGTTtatagcgttttcaaaaatctgttattaATTGTTTTCTATCAATACTCaagacaatttgtttttttctggccCGACAGCCAATcttatttctgaaatttggcccgcctgttgaagaTGTTGGCCAAACATATTTTACAGTATAGATCTAATCATTTTCCAGGttccataaaatttgtaaatgaaatccagtttttttttttcaacttactgcaataatgtcaaaactaattgaaatgatatcttctcaaatttttaagaGCTGTTAGGTTTTTACTTTTcaagatcatgcatcatcaacatcaaaatattattccttaattgtaTGAAATATAGTTAACGAAATCATAATCAGATTTATTCTTAAATGTAGGTTTGAAAGTTAATTAgctatcaatgattgatttaatctAAAACAGCCACATttttaaactccatatcaccaaaactatatGTGATTGtataaatttgacgaaaaattcgagttcaggacgctacaaaccaatcattaaaacataagcaccaaaattatttgagttatcaaaaaattcttcttcaatcttaaaaaaaacttatctttttcatcctcatatttcgtttcaaattcaaataaatttaccgaattttaaagtacagccttatttaattatatatcaaatttaccgaattttaaagtcgaagtattaaaatttttgaaatttttttgataattttttgtatgtttttcaattctgaatttatgtgttctaaaaacaaaaacttctaatttttttcctaatcaacaattcacatttcaaattgcaataattttttgtttcaaacttaaacactacagcggaatttttcaatcaatctttcagttgaaaatgaagaaagaaaTGTAAATCAACCCTCCAAATCcattcgggtcaatatgactcGAAGCGCTCATTTCAATCATCTTTATTCTAATATACTGGAGAATTGGTTTTTTTaaagaccaagtatgttctatgaaaatgataatcaaattaacgacaaaaaactttaatttgagttttctatacttcggttcattgagaaataaaATACAGCAAAGCAAAGTCAATGTTGGATGTCGTTTtattaaagtaagattttttttttcaatcggaagatccgagatagcggtcaaaaattctttggaccccaacatatctatacatcgtcggatagatgtatttttgacaattccAAACATCAATAGAACATTTAAATACAGCAAAGCTATTCGAAGTTATGAGTGttttacaaacaaaattgttttttttcggactttttaatTTCGAAACGCTATAGCTAGAATATTAACCTACACTATGAataaatataatatcatcaaaatcggtgaACATTCACGGCCAGAGGAACGCCATCAAACTGcaatgaaaaagatatttggCAAActgctttggaaggttaagatgAACAATAATctatgttttggaaaaatttatttcgaatttgaaaactagactgctttaaaattatttagcaGCTTATTTCTAGTTCAGCATAAggagcataatttttaaaaattggtgtACCGAAAAcattattgatttgaaattgtcattgtgatttgttttagaaatttcgatttattttatcagtaaaatgtataaatttttgagttgcTGTAATAATCATGAGTTAGAAAACTATGTTATAAATTCACTATTGTGTATTTTTCGTATTGTTATTACTTttatcttaatttgaatttcgaaacccccgCCAACACATCCCCCCCAGATGGGTCCTTCGCATGAGCCTGGCCAGaagtttttcagcacgtatccggggtattttatttaaaacctggcaaaattcgggaaatctattttcaaattttcaaatcaaaattcggGCTATACacttgaaaatatgacaaaaatcccgaaactattcaacaaaaatcaagaaaaaaaaacatttgaaccattattttttcatcgaaaaaataacaagattttgaatcgttttttagacttccaaaaattcgtttatgtttatttta
This sequence is a window from Uranotaenia lowii strain MFRU-FL chromosome 3, ASM2978415v1, whole genome shotgun sequence. Protein-coding genes within it:
- the LOC129756294 gene encoding PDZ domain-containing protein 8, producing MDLASQMLFCLISCVIGAVLMLILQAYVFVRYFRFSEQTDDDQQQEQCKKSAYSEPYVLPDTLLSNIKAPDAESKSTIMAINLIQQFLYFELRNSNRVRKWFHRKLSLELDELISKTTIGKLFDKLSIRDLDLGSQFPEIKNFRLHNCELHPDEGHIESLDVLLDLHYEGNFRLSIDADMVLCKKGFLSVKVRQVSGIARLQFTRKPYTHWSLSFIGDPKVDLEVQSQFQGRQIQSNVSSLISNQIRKAIRRKHTLPNYKLRYKPFFHRVEEDYDLNEITPNGTLEVIVEEITRLNSPNRLSHVYCTLTLAHMPWVLARQQDDANLIVSLDLEIHKAKNQQIGIVFKQTDQLILIEAVIPNTPASKAELKRGDVLLSIQGKKVTTINQVAKIIKALNRPMFILRIERIIPGVIRNDGLLEDLEEYEEIDPNLNISFTKSAENVQIGSTIAREKTRLSRRSSRDSGGESSHSNTPGTTPVKRLDSSKDVRKEEPSTSKGSSIEGSSSRKSLTDSTYPQHSSVDCEFNSFIRMEDLCNFQLLENFTYLNVNVFGKSSEDHRLLGYLNIPIQNVMMECNESHLGHYLKKYPLLPPEAIDVSNHPLSMQSGFDQNYCYGDILLSFVWNGSLINGSLSAKSSSESVKKLKLISISKGSVDKLDELDKSESSAESKSVSQISSQVPMPQPHDFIRTHFHRTTQCDYCGKKIWLKDAVQCRDCAMCCHKKCINKCQSSTICNVGDSIQSTSSTSSMQPEFRVTEVESPTIEIEDFVDIAEEHQLQQQQQQQAKSRLDSHRQSFSDLLAQGLKRVNSASNLSIPMVSSNNQSSKSLPPTPQHTPRKQSLANVSTNPFTSVTQKLENLPEDVKELHIDQIIDLTAPIVEYGSSDTLMALAKSSSKILYAECEPDVRTEKINKLLSKLHIALDCETLNQSSLSTAKESSIKGDDGKPKTNGTPSSSSDATRSAFLAGQSEERVQALSIIMLHLCSGLQHVQGSIPSPWEKELFQRMHDGLARESFF